The following proteins are encoded in a genomic region of Phalacrocorax carbo chromosome 2, bPhaCar2.1, whole genome shotgun sequence:
- the LOC135311784 gene encoding basic proline-rich protein-like — MTAVGFPGPSLNQEPPQGQAREPVGLRSPRPGAVSRVRGSGPGRAQPPPPGSPRGEPASGRLRAPKPGAHPSEPPRSLPRRGKLCALLPTGGARASPPGALRPHPSYVWHAHTSPLPLQSDGAWSSRRRVQPAGTGRKGRKPPGLPRSPPPCTARAPRPWRGEQRAPLSRGLRSAVRGSERGRPAGANLDKGHFRLHVSPLQLSPSGSARLAAGRPPSRRSPRPRERDGRRLLLGSRRRPPSSPPPALSSPPPITKRTGYKQPLPAPTPQAREVSLARSLTRPPTPASRRCRPAAAAAAAAAAASSAPCRSPARSPSPQPPAAGFTLPDRAPNAAAQSASRSLPSTERRLDWMDADGAFRANQAQRGAGKGAGALSPRAGGGEGGVGELFVLALPVGAWGARVYPSHAAAPRLPGPGCPSPERSGARAREARGRGGLKLSAPSRGGGRGRRKEEVPPLCAREGAVLWERSGPRQAGRRERLPRAAWAGQSLPAAAAAPRLLLHRRAGGSPIPFAFRLSRRPPASHGATPKGSRSTLGRGKGCLQQPDPLSGRPRRSLVPQPPRPGGCVLAESLSRVA, encoded by the exons GTCCCTCCCTGAACCAAGAGCccccccagggccaggcgcgGGAGCCCGTAGGACTGCGATCCCCCAGACCAGGAGCCGTTTCCAGAGTGCGGGGGAGCGGTCCGGGGCGCGCTCAGCCCCCCCCGCCTGGCTCGCCCCGCGGAGAGCCAGCTTCCGGGAGGCTGCGGGCGCCCAAGCCCGGCGCGCACCCGTCCGAGCCCCCCAGGAGCCTGCCGCGGCGTGGGAAGCTTTGTGCACTGCTACCCACCGGGGGTGCACGGGCTTCGCCGCCGGGTGCTCTGAGACCTCACCCGTCGTACGTTTGGCACGCGCacacctcccctctgccccttcaGTCAGACGGTGCCTGGAGCAGCCGCCGCCGCGTGCAGCCGGCAGGAAcggggaggaaaggaaggaaaccGCCGGGTCTCCCCcgttcccccccaccctgcacaGCGCGGGCCCCCCGCCCCTGGAGGGGAGAACAGCGAGCTCCTCTGAGCCGGGGGCTGCGCTCTGCCGTGCGGGGGTCGGAAAGGGGCCGGCCGGCCGGAGCCAACTTAGACAAAGGGCACTTCAGACTCCATGTCTCTCCCCTCCAGCTGTCACCGTCCGGGAGCGCGCGTCTCGCCGCCGGGCGCCCGCCCTCGCGCCGTTCGCCGCGCCCGCGAGAGAGGGACGGGAGGCGGCTGCTCCTCGGGAGCCGCCGTcgtcccccctcctcccctcctcccgctctctcctcccctccccccattaCAAAGAGAACCGGTTATAAACAGCCGCTCCCGGCGCCAACGCCTCAAGCCCGCGAGGTGTCGCTCGCTCGCTCACTcacccgcccccccaccccggcctcGCGTcgctgccgccccgccgccgccgccgccgccgccgccgccgccgccagctcCGCGCCGTGCCGCTCGCCTGCTCgctctccctcccctcagcctccggCTGCCGGATTCACCCTCCCGGACCGAGCGCCAAACGCGGCGGCCCAATCGGCATCGCGCTCATTGCCGAGCACCGAGCGCCGCCTCGATTGGATGGACGCGGACGGGGCCTTCCGCGCCAATCAGGCGCAGCGAGGGGCGGGGAAAGGGGCGGGAGCTCTCTCCCCacgtgccggggggggggagggaggggtagGAGAGCTCTTTGTTCTCGCGCTGCCCGTGGGGGCCTGGGGTGCTCGCGTTTACCCCTCCCACGCCGCGGCCCCGCGCCTCCCGGGCCCCGGCTGCccctcaccagagcggagcggggcccgggcccgggaggcgcggggccggggaggcTTGAAACTCTCTGCCCCCTCACgtggaggggggagagggaggagaaaggaggaag TCCCGCCGCTGTGCGCGCGGGAGGGGGCAGTCCTGTGGGAGAGGAGCGGGCCTCGCCAGGCGGGAAGGAGGGAGCGTCTGCCGAGAGCGGCGTGGGCCGGGCAGTCGCTCCctgcggccgccgccgcgcctcGCCTGTTGCTTCaccggcgggcgggcgggtcTCCCATCCCGTTCGCCTTCCGCTTGTCCCGGCGCCCGCCAGCGTCTCACGGCGCCACGCCGAAAGGGTCGCGGTCGACGCTGGGCCGAGGcaagggctgcctgcagcagcctgaCCCCCTCTCCGGGCGGCCTCGCCGCTCCCTGGTTCCCCAGCCCCCGCGACCCGGCGGATGTGTGCTGGCTGAGTCACTTTCCAGAGTGGCGTGA